GCGGGTGGAGTTGATTCATCCGATCGCGATGGAGGAGGGCTTGCGTTTCGCGATCCGTGAGGGTGGTCGCACGGTGGGCGCGGGTCGGGTCACGAAGATCATCAAGTAGCGAACACGGAAGCGAGCCGGTAGCCGCGATGGCCGACAAGCAGAAGATCCGAATCAGGCTGAAGGCCTACGACCACGAGATCATCGACCAGTCGACGAAGAAGATCGTCGAGACGGTCGTGCGCACCAACGCGACCGTGCGGGGGCCGGTTCCGCTTCCCACCGAGAAGCACCGCTACACGGTGATCCGCAGCCCGCACAAGGACAAGGACAGCCGCGAGCACTTCGAGATGCGGATCCACAAGCGCCTCCTCGACATCCTCGACCCCTCACCCAAGACGGTCGATTCGCTCCAACGGCTCGACCTGCCGGCGGGCGTCGACATCGAGATCAAG
This DNA window, taken from Rhabdothermincola sediminis, encodes the following:
- the rpsJ gene encoding 30S ribosomal protein S10, with the translated sequence MADKQKIRIRLKAYDHEIIDQSTKKIVETVVRTNATVRGPVPLPTEKHRYTVIRSPHKDKDSREHFEMRIHKRLLDILDPSPKTVDSLQRLDLPAGVDIEIKIQQA